A single genomic interval of Tursiops truncatus isolate mTurTru1 chromosome 16, mTurTru1.mat.Y, whole genome shotgun sequence harbors:
- the LRRC18 gene encoding leucine-rich repeat-containing protein 18, translating into MAKGGKRPKGKKITLSVAKNCIKITFDGKKRLDLSKMGITTFPKCILRLSDVDELNLSRNMIRKIPDSISKFQNLRWLDLHSNYIDKLPKSIGQMTSLIYLNVSNNRLTTDGLPVELNQLKNIRSVNFGLNHLDRVPTTLGALKELQEVGLHDNLLSTIPNSISKLPKLKKLNTKRNPFPKAEESDTFVDSIKRPDNLHLVEEKDLCGPCLRKCQQAQDKLNKIRSMATVEPRRAIFSSLVSPNSTAKESQEEWR; encoded by the coding sequence ATGGCCAAGGGTGGGAAACGCCCCAAGGGTAAAAAGATCACCCTCAGCGTGGCCAAGAATTGTATCAAGATCACATTTGATGGGAAGAAACGCCTTGACTTGAGCAAGATGGGAATTACCACCTTTCCCAAGTGTATTCTGCGACTCAGTGATGTAGATGAGCTCAACCTTAGCCGGAATATGATCAGGAAGATTCCAGACTCAATCTCCAAGTTCCAGAACCTGCGGTGGCTGGACTTGCATAGCAACTACATCGACAAGCTCCCTAAGTCCATCGGCCAGATGACCTCTCTGATCTACCTCAATGTCAGCAACAACAGGCTGACCACCGATGGGCTGCCTGTGGAGCTCAATCAGCTCAAGAATATCCGCTCTGTGAATTTCGGTCTGAACCACCTGGACCGCGTGCCCACCACGCTAGGCGCTCTGAAGGAGCTCCAGGAGGTGGGGCTCCATGACAACCTGCTGAGCACCATCCCCAACAGCATCTCCAAGCTCCCCAAGCTGAAAAAGCTCAACACAAAGCGAAACCCCTTTCCCAAAGCAGAGGAGTCAGATACGTTCGTAGATTCCATCAAGAGGCCGGACAACCTACATCTGGTGGAGGAGAAGGATCTATGTGGGCCTTGCCTGAGAAAATGCCAACAGGCCCAGGACAAGCTGAACAAAATCAGAAGCATGGCCACGGTGGAACCGAGAAGGGCCATCTTTTCCAGTTTGGTCTCACCCAACTCCACGGCCAAGGAATCCCAGGAAGAGTGGAGGTGA